From a single Miscanthus floridulus cultivar M001 chromosome 8, ASM1932011v1, whole genome shotgun sequence genomic region:
- the LOC136470025 gene encoding rRNA-processing protein CGR1-like, whose amino-acid sequence MAAGLLRSGFFGVAGVALAGDGAAAPANLPATAVCGTCAGALTPPPLCDFKQWIDTEIKSEDKEWMQKLLRWEAEDKELIERRHKEVAVEKEHKEEEKRRRVAAYREEREKKLERARREKAAMEENPDALRKEK is encoded by the exons ATGGCCGCAGGGCTGCTGCGCAGTGGTTTCTTCGGGGTCGCGGGGGTGGCTCTGGCTGGGGATGGGGCGGCGGCTCCGGCCAATTTACCGGCGACGGCGGTGTGCGGCACCTGCGCTGGGGCTCTC acccctccaccgctctgtgattttaagcagtggatcgacacaGAGATCAAGTCAgaagacaaggagtggatgcagaaactcttgcggtgggaggcagaggacaaggagttgATCGAGAGGAGACACAAAGAGGTGGCTGTAGAAaaagagcacaaggaagaggagaaaaggaggcgtgttgctgcgtacagggaggagagggagaagaagcttgagcgtgcgcgCCGAgagaaagcagcgatggaggagaatcctgatgccTTGAGGAAGGAAAAGTAG
- the LOC136473736 gene encoding scarecrow-like protein 8, with amino-acid sequence MRNRQPHHRLAYFRIKTWPKHGLMTPSTSTIRFLFLLVQGRPQTHRSVDSPNPNHRRSSPTPSASLVTAAPALASDPKQSKARVRRSGSHRGKYTEGGLRKAGALLAVQGIECARLGFRYGRFVPSLLSSFSLALTLRPCLPAPVRRLRSSCFALGFAGGMDPAGAPWCDPRRGYAYAYGAGSVAQAPTVKRQPPPPQQQLLPTRQDVAAVASGGVLKRSLGEVERWQQALYLREVRQRVAAQSQIAHPPIDIGSVLAGASASRASGPSRPPSSGFAGLSPQPSSTLSSLTTASHMETRPSHMQPLLQRQMVAAPSAPPQAVARVPAAGRSAARELVLLQELEKHLLGDDDDDGEAEAAGSACGSTVTSSAWGDTIQELNSITAAPLTSLPSNHSTAPAAMSRSPSNSSSSTVSSAASSSPPTSTASSRQLLSEAAAAIVDGNHAAAAAHLAVLKVAANPRGDAEQRLVAMMASALSSRIGRPPASQHLAGLCGAEQRAACQLLHVSPCFGLALHGANLAILDAVADQRVIHLIDFDVSVAQHIALIQALSSRRVAGTCLKVTAVADPTSPFTPALTQALGATEQRLKRHAQQVGLEFRFKAVSCVAGEIEASRLGCEPGAEALVVNLAFVLSRVPDESVSPANPRDELLRGVRALCPRVVTLVEQELNANTAPLAARFADACAHYGAVLESLDATLARDSAQRARAETALANKAANAVAREGPDRVERCEVFGKWRARFGMAGLRPVAIGQGVADRVRALLRPGFDVKLDSGRLGVGWMGRVVTVASAWR; translated from the coding sequence ATGCGTAACCGGCAGCCTCACCATCGCCTAGCGTATTTTCGCATCAAAACCTGGCCCAAACACGGACTGATGACCCCGTCGACCTCGACGATTcgattcctcttcctcctcgtccaAGGTCGCCCCCAGACCCACCGATCGGTCGATTCCCCCAACCCCAACCACAGGCGCAGCAGCCCCACGCCGTCAGCGTCACTCGTTACTGCCGCACCGGCGTTGGCGTCGGATcccaagcaaagcaaagcaagagtCCGCCGCTCTGGTTCGCACCGGGGAAAGTATACCGAGGGTGGGCTGCGAAAGGCAGGCGCTTTATTAGCGGTGCAAGGAATTGAATGTGCACGGCTGGGTTTTCGCTACGGTAGATTCGTCCCATCCCTCTTGTCATCCTTCTCTCTCGCGCTTACCCTGCGACCCTGCCTGCCTGCTCCCGTGCGGCGTCTCCGCAGCTCTTGCTTTGCTCTGGGCTTTGCCGGCGGCATGGACCCCGCTGGCGCGCCGTGGTGCGACCCTCGCCGCGGGTACGCCTACGCCTACGGCGCCGGATCGGTCGCGCAGGCGCCGACGGTGAAGAGGCAAcccccgccgccgcagcagcagctacTGCCGACGCGACAGGACGTTGCGGCCGTGGCGAGCGGCGGGGTGCTTAAGAGGAGCCTTGGCGAGGTGGAGAGGTGGCAGCAGGCGCTGTACCTCCGCGAGGTGAGGCAGCGCGTCGCGGCGCAGTCGCAGATCGCGCACCCGCCGATCGACATCGGGTCCGTGCTGGCGGGGGCCTCCGCCTCGCGGGCCTCGGGTCCCTCCAGGCCGCCTTCATCGGGCTTTGCCGGGCTCTCGCCGCAGCCGTCGTCGACGCTGTCGTCGCTCACCACCGCGTCGCACATGGAGACGCGGCCGTCGCATATGCAGCCGCTGTTGCAGCGGCAGATGGTGGCCGCGCCGTCCGCGCCTCCGCAGGCCGTGGCCAGGGTGCCGGCTGCGGGTCGCTCGGCGGCCAGAGAGCTGGTGTTGTTACAGGAGCTGGAGAAGCACCTactcggcgacgacgacgacgatggcgagGCAGAGGCGGCGGGGAGTGCATGCGGCTCCACGGTCACCAGCTCTGCGTGGGGGGACACGATACAGGAGCTCAATTCCATCACCGCCGCGCCTTTGACGTCTCTTCCCAGCAACCACAGCACCGCGCCTGCCGCCATGTCAAGGTCTCCGTCCAACTCGTCGTCGTCCACGGTTTCGTCGGCAGCGTCCAGCTCGCCGCCGACCTCGACAGCCTCGTCGCGCCAGCTGCTGtccgaggccgccgccgccatcgtcgaCGGCAACCACGCAGCTGCGGCCGCTCACCTCGCGGTCCTGAAGGTTGCCGCGAACCCGCGTGGGGACGCGGAACAAAGGCTGGTGGCCATGATGGCGTCCGCCCTGTCCTCCCGCATCGGACGACCACCCGCGTCTCAACACCTCGCGGGCCTATGCGGTGCCGAGCAGCGTGCGGCGTGCCAGCTGCTGCACGTCTCCCCCTGCTTCGGCCTCGCCCTCCACGGCGCCAACCTCGCCATCCTCGACGCCGTGGCCGACCAGCGCGTCATCCACCTAATCGACTTCGACGTTAGCGTCGCGCAGCATATCGCCCTCATCCAAGCCCTCTCCAGCCGCCGCGTGGCCGGCACATGTCTCAAGGTCACGGCCGTCGCCGACCCCACGTCGCCGTTCACGCCAGCTCTAACGCAGGCGCTCGGGGCCACGGAGCAGCGGCTCAAGAGGCACGCCCAGCAGGTCGGGCTGGAGTTCCGGTTCAAAGCAGTCAGCTGCGTTGCTGGAGAGATCGAGGCGTCGAGGCTCGGGTGCGAGCCAGGAGCGGAGGCGCTGGTGGTGAACCTGGCGTTCGTTCTCTCGCGCGTCCCGGACGAGAGCGTGTCCCCGGCGAACCCGCGCGACGAGCTCCTCCGCGGCGTGCGCGCGCTATGCCCGCGCGTGGTGACGCTCGTGGAGCAGGAGCTCAACGCCAACACGGCGCCTCTGGCGGCGCGGTTCGCCGACGCGTGCGCGCACTACGGCGCGGTGCTGGAGTCGCTGGACGCGACCTTGGCCCGCGACAGCGCGCAGAGGGCCCGTGCCGAGACGGCCCTGGCGAACAAGGCGGCCAACGCCGTGGCGCGGGAGGGGCCCGACCGGGTGGAGCGGTGCGAGGTGTTCGGCAAGTGGCGCGCCCGGTTCGGCATGGCGGGGCTGCGGCCCGTGGCGATCGGGCAGGGCGTCGCCGACCGCGTCAGGGCACTGCTACGTCCGGGGTTCGACGTGAAGCTGGACAGCGGCCGGCTCGGGGTCGGGTGGATGGGGCGCGTGGTCACCGTCGCATCCGCCTGGCGTTAG